In Malania oleifera isolate guangnan ecotype guangnan chromosome 8, ASM2987363v1, whole genome shotgun sequence, a single window of DNA contains:
- the LOC131162016 gene encoding uncharacterized protein LOC131162016: MGKGRSRRKQATSSGFQDDESALADPSDLKLAKRMEGVRLKDVELKMDHLLDESLEALFEKRASTREKAYSSIIQAFTRSFQYQFAQDNFDTLLQKCLSSIKRGSSKEISLASRAMGLISLTIGSGTYAQEILGESILIFSDALKSPSHSPNPSALVECLAIITFVGGKEPADAMASMKIMWQLVDTKRSSNVVETKPSAELIATTVSACSFLFTTMDEWGFKYWLESVSCFSAMLEKDDRSIRIAAGEALAVILETGNFGESLTDSPIHEVKNSLQGNAHIQSLWDKILNKVRDLSKEAANNKGSNKKNLKIQRNLFRDLLDFLEHGFCPETSMLIVDVPLNTTTWSEMIQLNYLKHFIGEGFLKHMQDNEFLHEIFDIVPKGRMLSAKDRGEFRKEKESNVGLPSGKWRSNDTEEADWSDDEESAHW; encoded by the exons ATGGGAAAGG GTAGGTCTCGGCGTAAACAAGCTACGTCATCTGGCTTTCAGGACGATGAGAGCGCATTGGCTGACCCATCGGATCTTAAACTTGCTAAGCGGATGGAAGGCGTCAGGCTTAAAGACGTGGAGCTTAAGATGGACCACTTACTTGATGAATCCCTTGAAGCTCTGTTTGAGAAAAG GGCTTCTACAAGAGAGAAGGCTTACTCATCAATTATTCAAGCATTTACCAGAAGCTTTCAATATCAGTTTGCCCAGGATAA TTTTGATACCTTACTGCAAAAGTGTTTGAGTTCAATCAAGCGCGGGTCTTCTAAAGAGATATCTCTAGCATCACGAGCCATGG GCTTGATTTCTTTGACGATTGGTAGTGGGACTTATGCTCAAGAAATACTCGGGGAATCAATCCTTATTTTTTCAGATGCTCTCAAATCTCCCTCTCATTCACCTAACCCATCTGCT TTAGTGGAGTGTTTGGCTATCATCACTTTTGTTGGGGGAAAGGAACCAGCAGATGCAATGGCCTCGATGAAAATTATGTGGCAATTGGTTGATACAAAACGAAGTTCCAAT GTAGTTGAAACTAAGCCTTCAGCTGAATTGATAGCGACGACGGTGTCTGCCTGCTCTTTTCTTTTTACAACTATGGATGAATGGGGATTCAAATATTGGCTGGA GTCAGTGTCTTGTTTCTCTGCCATGCTAGAGAAGGATGATCGATCTATTCGCATAGCTGCTGGTGAAGCATTGGCTGTAATATTGGAGACAGGAAATTTCGGAGAAAGTCTTACTGATAGCCCAATTCATGAAGTGAAAAACTCTCTGCAAGGAAATGCACACATACAAAGCTTGTGGGATAAAATCTTAAATAAAGTGAGAGACCTTTCAAAGGAGGCGGCTAATAATAAAGGTTCTAATAAGAAAAATCTTAAAATCCAGCGGAATCTATTTCGAGATTTATTAGATTTTCTTGAG CATGGTTTTTGCCCTGAAACATCCATGTTGATCGTTGATGTTCCACTAAACACAACGACGTGGTCCGAAATGATACAG CTAAACTATCTGAAGCATTTCATTGGAGAAGGATTTTTGAAGCATATGCAG GATAATGAATTTCTTCATGAGATCTTTGATATTGTTCCAAAAGGAAGGATGCTATCAGCAAAGGATCGGGGTGAGTTCAGAAAGGAAAAG GAAAGCAATGTTGGCTTGCCTTCGGGTAAATGGAGATCGAACGATACTGAAGAAGCGGATTGGTCTGATGATGAGGAGTCCGCTCATTGGTGA